From Haliotis asinina isolate JCU_RB_2024 chromosome 8, JCU_Hal_asi_v2, whole genome shotgun sequence, a single genomic window includes:
- the LOC137294445 gene encoding toll-like receptor 4, whose product MVTWIRILNLITAAWTGFVIASSLSFADSFQPPYSHFSTVSISSRHPCCMARDDLLNGTLVDCQNRQLADVPKVLPADTVVLQLQHNHLLQLRNYSFSHLPELVQLYLSFCILSSLEPRAFQGLSNLQTLRLDHNNLLLDKEIYTSDIFLPLIHLQILDLSVNDPRRTGNIPDESFARLQSLQKLTIDTFMDESFGNGFLLLKNLTMLSLSSGFATETPYCAVTRLHNNTFSVFENTKMSHLNLRHCELYQIEVGTFLPLSHITTVSMDTVKYLGIDPVIRAMFGFSGRNISRMICPHCYYPRGISLEQLKNQMISEETTSLLKNMCIEYMDLSHNRILYVDAAFVYAFHKCLRHLDLSHNYIVGHISTILELSLFKQLEYIDISFQIGSKRNEIDSVLRTGTEELHHHTNISNSVIFNKGNVSPNIVLYLPPTLRILKLRSISVNTGKISIAEIRGGQHLTELDLAYNGFKGIVQHVRGLEHVQSIDLSGNADAELTEHFFTSFCHAAQLFLNNMGLSQETLLPGGQLYNGIRSLVHLTRLELAGNKIQFLLGDLLNPLTNLSYVNLAGNSLVKIPFDLPSIPKSLTFLDMSSNSLTYISNEEMNTLDTFSYGHALTLKLGGNPISCSCRSLTFIRWLSSTVIALDQGSNYTCVDEEGAITSTTEVNVNLHWRRCRGLFWLLVAITLMCFLLVVAVSTLLVLRNLTYFQHRLLILLGRGAPEVQATRHDFQKDAYIAHCELDGQLACHDIGMVLKQRHLLRLILSHDCLPGHLFIKHVVDSVNASWKTVLVVTENFLEDDWSYFTMQIAANAVTNTNPNRVILLLIGRINGALIPEFLLSVVSENNIFHLSNIPDEECEVWTHIKNRILHGDEYT is encoded by the coding sequence ATGGTCACCTGGATAAGAATTCTGAATCTGATCACAGCTGCCTGGACAGGCTTTGTCATCGCATCATCACTGTCCTTCGCGGACAGCTTTCAACCACCCTATTCCCACTTCAGTACAGTTTCCATCAGCTCGCGCCATCCTTGTTGTATGGCCCGTGATGACCTGCTCAACGGAACATTAGTTGACTGCCAGAATCGGCAGCTGGCCGATGTCCCCAAAGTCCTGCCAGCAGACACTGTTGTACTGCAGCTCCAGCACAACCACCTACTCCAGCTGAGGAACTATTCCTTCAGTCACCTCCCAGAACTTGTGCAGCTTTACCTGTCCTTCTGCATTCTATCGAGTCTTGAACCAAGGGCATTTCAAGGATTGAGCAATCTACAGACATTGAGACTAGACCATAACAATCTTCTCCTGGACAAAGAGATCTATACCTCAGACATCTTCCTGCCACTCATACACCTGCAGATTTTAGATCTGAGTGTGAATGATCCAAGGAGAACGGGGAATATACCAGATGAGAGTTTTGCTCGCCTACAGTCTTTACAAAAACTTACGATTGATACGTTCATGGATGAATCTTTTGGGAACGGATTTTTATTATTGAAAAACCTTACAATGTTGTCTCTAAGCAGTGGGTTCGCCACAGAAACGCCTTACTGTGCTGTTACACGATTGCACAACAACACTTTTTCggtttttgaaaatacaaaaatgtcaCATCTAAACCTGCGACATTGTGAACTGTATCAAATTGAGGTTGGAACATTCTTGCCCTTGTCACATATTACcactgtttccatggacacaGTCAAATATCTGGGCATTGATCCTGTGATCCGAGCCATGTTTGGATTTAGTGGTAGGAACATTTCTAGGATGATATGTCCACATTGCTACTATCCGCGTGGCATAAGTTTAGAACAACTCAAGAACCAAATGATTAGTGAAGAAACAACCTCTCTTCTTAAGAACATGTGCATAGAATATATGGATTTGTCCCACAACAGGATACTTTATGTGGATGCTGCGTTTGTGTATGCATTCCATAAATGTTTAAGGCATCTAGATCTTTCTCATAACTATATTGTGGGACATATATCAACGATTTTAGAGCTGTCCCTTTTCAAACAGCTAGAATATATCGATATCTCCTTCCAAATAGGttcaaaaagaaatgaaatagaCAGTGTTTTGAGAACTGGTACAGAGGAACTACATCATcatacaaatatttcaaacagtgTAATTTTCAACAAAGGCAACGTTTCTCCGAACATTGTGTTGTATTTACCACCTACACTTCGGATCTTAAAATTACGATCCATAAGTGTTAACACGGGGAAAATATCTATAGCAGAAATTAGAGGTGGCCAGCATTTAACAGAACTTGACTTGGCATACAACGGATTCAAGGGAATTGTGCAGCATGTGAGAGGACTTGAACATGTCCAGAGTATTGATTTGTCAGGGAACGCAGATGCTGAACTGACCGAACACTTTTTTACGTCATTCTGCCATGCTGCACAACTGTTTTTGAATAACATGGGTTTATCTCAAGAGACACTGTTGCCTGGTGGCCAACTGTATAACGGTATCCGTAGTTTGGTTCATCTCACAAGGTTAGAGTTGGCAGGAAATAAGATTCAGTTCCTGCTTGGGGACCTTTTAAACCCACTCACAAATTTGTCCTATGTGAACCTTGCCGGCAATAGTTTAGTGAAAATTCCCTTTGACCTCCCTTCCATACCAAAAAGCCTGACCTTCCTTGACATGTCCTCCAACTCTCTAACATACATAAGTAACGAAGAAATGAACACTCTTGACACGTTTTCCTACGGACATGCGCTTACACTGAAGCTTGGAGGTAACCCCATATCATGTTCATGCCGGTCTCTTACATTCATTAGATGGCTTTCTTCAACCGTCATTGCTCTTGATCAGGGGAGTAACTACACATGTGTGGACGAAGAGGGTGCCATCACCTCCACAACCGAGGTCAATGTAAACCTCCACTGGAGACGATGTAGAGGACTTTTCTGGTTGCTGGTTGCAATCACACTCATGTGCTTCCTGCTAGTGGTCGCAGTGTCGACTCTCTTGGTTTTGAGGAATCTGACGTATTTCCAGCATCGCCTTCTAATTCTACTTGGGAGAGGTGCCCCAGAAGTGCAAGCAACCAGACATGACTTTCAGAAAGATGCCTACATTGCTCATTGTGAACTTGACGGCCAGCTGGCGTGTCATGATATCGGAATGGTCCTTAAGCAAAGACACTTGCTGAGATTAATCCTGAGTCACGACTGTCTTCCAGGACATCTGTTCATAAAGCATGTGGTGGACAGTGTCAATGCGAGCTGGAAAACAGTGCTTGTTGTCACAGAGAACTTCCTCGAAGATGACTGGTCCTATTTCACAATGCAGATAGCAGCAAATGCTGTGACCAACACTAATCCAAACAGAGTAATACTCTTGCTGATCGGTAGAATCAACGGGGCACTCATCCCTGAGTTTCTACTAAGTGTAGTGAGCGAAAATAACATCTTCCATCTTTCCAACATTCCAGACGAAGAATGTGAAGTATGGACGCACATAAAGAACAGGATATTACATGGGGATGAATACACTTAA